A portion of the Cryptomeria japonica chromosome 5, Sugi_1.0, whole genome shotgun sequence genome contains these proteins:
- the LOC131067583 gene encoding ubiquitin-conjugating enzyme E2 27-like yields the protein MVDIKRVHRELTQIEKDKKLTGVSIKVFEENDMSHMCGTIAGPMDSPYEQGSFQIDIRLPDGYPFEPPKMQFITKVWHPNISSQNGAICLDILKNEWSPALTLKTTLISLQALLSTPQPNNPQDAMVAQQYLNDYPKFLVTARHWTQSFAKRRELGMEEKVSKFVEMGFDENAVRNALQQLRGDEDMALEKLCSG from the coding sequence ATGGTGGACATCAAACGCGTACACAGGGAATTGACCCAAATAGAGAAAGATAAGAAATTAACAGGAGTAAGCATTAAAGTTTTTGAGGAGAATGATATGTCACATATGTGTGGAACAATTGCAGGCCCCATGGACAGCCCTTATGAACAGGGCTCCTTCCAGATTGACATTCGTTTGCCAGATGGGTATCCATTTGAGCCACCAAAGATGCAATTTATAACAAAAGTTTGGCATCCCAATATCAGTAGCCAAAATGGTGCAATATGCCTGGATATCTTAAAAAACGAGTGGAGCCCAGCTCTAACCTTGAAAACCACGTTAATTTCCTTACAAGCTTTGCTTTCAACACCTCAACCTAATAATCCTCAGGATGCCATGGTGGCACAACAATACTTGAATGATTATCCAAAATTCTTGGTCACTGCACGCCATTGGACAcaatcttttgcaaagaggagagaACTAGGAATGGAAGAAAAGGTATCGAAGTTCGTTGAAATGGGTTTTGATGAGAATGCAGTCAGAAATGCTCTACAGCAGTTGAGAGGAGATGAAGATATGGCACTGGAGAAGCTATGCAGTGGTTAA